A single genomic interval of Schistocerca americana isolate TAMUIC-IGC-003095 chromosome 2, iqSchAmer2.1, whole genome shotgun sequence harbors:
- the LOC124596591 gene encoding uncharacterized protein LOC124596591 isoform X1, which yields MSQELHVLQCYSCETFQVHIVKKSKKWDCKICGERQSIKKVFGRGSGKDCRAHVQRLNEDKRRKETFVLNRRIQIQCAENAVDTGTNIPSVTSSKWNKYLSDEDDDEHSDDSVPSELVISGASKVCKQQTIQNYSANGTVNICGENIGILPGNRNEKLTHLHKTPFNENEDIPPHVSESSFTYFSTGNYTYSDYKSRGTNRICDLQRNSSPLCFTLLPETSTSTALLSCDSQQEIVSDISSDNFASNTWNTVFGKQQLCETDVGDIIPPKCEIKRQEEEKATMQLPSHICRSYVTDSGNIAKNLEKNVKQIFSDKYNEDELDEILKF from the exons ATGTCTCAAGAGTTACATGTGCTACAATGTTACTCGTGTGAAACATTCCAG gtccatattgttaagaaatctAAAAAATGGGATTGCAAAATATGTGGGGAAAGGCAGTCAATAAAGAAG GTGTTTGGAAGAGGAAGTGGAAAGGACTGTAGAGCTCATGTTCAACGACTCAATGAGGATAAGAGGAGGAAAGAGACCTTTGTTTTAAATAGGAGAATACAAATCCAgtgtgcagaaaatg CTGTGGACACTGGAACAAATATTCCAAGTGTAACAAGtagtaaatggaacaaatatttatcagatgaagatgatgatgaacatTCTGATGATTCAGTGCCTTCTGAGCTAGTAATCTCAGGTGCATCAAAAGTGTGTAAACAGCAGACCATTCAAAATTATTCTGCCAATGGCACTGTTAATATCTGTGGAGAGAATATTGGTATCTTACCAGGGAACCGGAATGAAAAATTAACACATTTACATAAAACCCCTTTTAATGAGAATGAAGACATACCACCCCATGTTAGTGAAAGTTCTTTTACATATTTCTCTACAGGAAATTATACTTATAGTGATTATAAATCAAGAGGCACCAACCGCATTTGTGACTTGCAAAGGAATTCATCTCCTCTCTGTTTTACTTTGCTACCAGAAACATCGACATCTACAGCACTGTTAAGTTGTGACAGTCAGCAGGAAATTGTTTCTGATATTAGTTCAGATAACTTTGCTAGTAACACATGGAATACAGTTTTTGGCaaacagcagctgtgtgaaacagATGTTGGAGATATTATCCCACCCAAGTGTGAAATAAAGAGACAGGAAGAGGAGAAAGCTACAATGCAGTTACCGTCACATATTTGTAGAAGCTATGTCACAGACTCGGGCAAtatagcaaagaacttggaaaaaaaTGTTAAACAAATTTTTTCTGACAAATATAATGAAGATGAGCtagatgaaatattgaaattttaa
- the LOC124596591 gene encoding uncharacterized protein LOC124596591 isoform X2 yields MSQELHVLQCYSCETFQVFGRGSGKDCRAHVQRLNEDKRRKETFVLNRRIQIQCAENAVDTGTNIPSVTSSKWNKYLSDEDDDEHSDDSVPSELVISGASKVCKQQTIQNYSANGTVNICGENIGILPGNRNEKLTHLHKTPFNENEDIPPHVSESSFTYFSTGNYTYSDYKSRGTNRICDLQRNSSPLCFTLLPETSTSTALLSCDSQQEIVSDISSDNFASNTWNTVFGKQQLCETDVGDIIPPKCEIKRQEEEKATMQLPSHICRSYVTDSGNIAKNLEKNVKQIFSDKYNEDELDEILKF; encoded by the exons ATGTCTCAAGAGTTACATGTGCTACAATGTTACTCGTGTGAAACATTCCAG GTGTTTGGAAGAGGAAGTGGAAAGGACTGTAGAGCTCATGTTCAACGACTCAATGAGGATAAGAGGAGGAAAGAGACCTTTGTTTTAAATAGGAGAATACAAATCCAgtgtgcagaaaatg CTGTGGACACTGGAACAAATATTCCAAGTGTAACAAGtagtaaatggaacaaatatttatcagatgaagatgatgatgaacatTCTGATGATTCAGTGCCTTCTGAGCTAGTAATCTCAGGTGCATCAAAAGTGTGTAAACAGCAGACCATTCAAAATTATTCTGCCAATGGCACTGTTAATATCTGTGGAGAGAATATTGGTATCTTACCAGGGAACCGGAATGAAAAATTAACACATTTACATAAAACCCCTTTTAATGAGAATGAAGACATACCACCCCATGTTAGTGAAAGTTCTTTTACATATTTCTCTACAGGAAATTATACTTATAGTGATTATAAATCAAGAGGCACCAACCGCATTTGTGACTTGCAAAGGAATTCATCTCCTCTCTGTTTTACTTTGCTACCAGAAACATCGACATCTACAGCACTGTTAAGTTGTGACAGTCAGCAGGAAATTGTTTCTGATATTAGTTCAGATAACTTTGCTAGTAACACATGGAATACAGTTTTTGGCaaacagcagctgtgtgaaacagATGTTGGAGATATTATCCCACCCAAGTGTGAAATAAAGAGACAGGAAGAGGAGAAAGCTACAATGCAGTTACCGTCACATATTTGTAGAAGCTATGTCACAGACTCGGGCAAtatagcaaagaacttggaaaaaaaTGTTAAACAAATTTTTTCTGACAAATATAATGAAGATGAGCtagatgaaatattgaaattttaa
- the LOC124596590 gene encoding adenosylhomocysteinase-like 1 isoform X2, whose translation MSENFGGILLSSKADPSVVTDIPVTDPGTNIHVEGSESFGGQRTKLDAKSSGSSSEDDPVSPREKVQKNSSGATDFCVRNIKQHAFGRREIEIAEQEMPGIMALRKRASDDKPLKSAKIVGCTHINAQTAVLIETLAELGAQVRWAACNIYSTQNEVAAALAEAGFPIFAWRGESEEDFWWCIDKCVNAENWQPNMILDDGGDATHLMLKKYPSLFKSIKGIVEESVTGVHRLYQLSKAGKLSVPAMNVNDSVTKTKFDNLYSCRESIIDSLKRSTDIMFGGKQVVLCGYGEVGKGCSQALKGLGCIVYITEIDPICALQACMDGFRVVKLNEVIRTVDIVITATGNKNVVTREYMDKMKNGCIVCNMGHSNTEIDVNSLRTPDLTWEKVSSQVDHVIWPDGKRIVLLAEGRLVNLSCSSLPSFVVSITSATQALALIELFNAPHGRYKSDVYLLPKKMDEYVASLHLPTFDAHLTELSDEQAKYMGLNKAGPFKPNYYRY comes from the exons ATGAGTGAAAATTTTGGCGGGATATTATTATCAAGTAAAGCTGATCCGTCTGTAGTCACTGACATTCCAGTAACCGATCCGGGTACTAATATTCATGTGGAAGGATCAGAGTCGTTCGGAGGACAAAGGACAAAACTGGACGCAAAATCATCAG GTAGCAGTTCAGAAGATGATCCTGTTTCTCCAAGAGAAAAGGTGCAGAAGAATTCGTCAGGGGCTACAGATTTTTGTGTGAGAAATATTAAACAGCATGCTTTTGGTAGAAGAGAAATAGAAATTGCTGAGCAGGAGATGCCAGGTATTATGGCACTGCGCAAACGGGCTAGTGACGATAAACCCTTGAAGTCGGCAAAAATTGTTGGTTGTACCCATATTAACGCACAAACTGCCGTTCTAATTGAAACGCTAGCAGAGCTAGGTGCCCAAGTTCGATGGGCAGCATGCAATATTTATTCAACTCAAAATGAAGTTGCTGCTGCATTAGCAGAAGCAGGTTTCCCAATTTTCGCTTGGCGCGGAGAATCGGAAGAAGATTTTTGGTGGTGCATAGACAAATGCGTTAATGCTGAGAATTGGCAACCAAATATGATCCTTGATGATGGAGGAGACGCCACCCACTTAATGCTAAAGAAATATCCTTCCCTCTTCAAAAGCATAAAAGGTATTGTGGAAGAAAGTGTCACAGGAGTGCACCGCCTGTATCAGCTGTCAAAAGCAGGAAAGTTATCAGTGCCTGCGATGAATGTTAACGACTCCGTGACAAAAACGAAGTTTGACAATTTATATAGTTGTAGAGAATCTATAATTGACAGTCTGAAACGATCAACAGATATTATGTTCGGAGGAAAACAGGTTGTCTTATGTGGTTATGGTGAGGTTGGTAAAGGTTGTAGTCAAGCTCTGAAGGGCTTAGGATGCATTGTTTATATAACAGAAATTGATCCTATTTGTGCTCTGCAAGCTTGCATGGATGGGTTTCGCGTAGTCAAATTAAACGAGGTTATACGCACTGTCGATATAGTGATAACTGCCACAGGCAATAAAAATGTTGTAACGCGCGAGTATATGGACAAAATGAAAAACGGTTGCATTGTGTGTAACATGGGACATTCAAACACGGAAATTGATGTGAATAGTCTGCGTACTCCTGATCTGACTTGGGAGAAGGTTAGTTCCCAAGTAGACCATGTTATATGGCCAGATGGAAAAAGGATTGTTCTCCTTGCAGAAGGACGCCTTGTCAATCTCAGCTGCTCAAGTCTTCCGTCTTTTGTTGTGTCTATCACCTCAGCAACGCAAGCTCTTGCACTTATTGAGTTGTTTAATGCACCTCATGGTCGTTATAAGTCTGATGTGTACCTCTTGCCAAAGAAGATGGATGAGTATGTAGCAAGTTTACATCTCCCTACATTTGATGCTCATCTAACAGAACTTTCTGATGAACAGGCCAAATACATGGGCCTTAACAAGGCAGGGCCGTTCAAGCCGAACTATTATCGCTACTGA
- the LOC124596590 gene encoding adenosylhomocysteinase-like 1 isoform X1, translated as MSENFGGILLSSKADPSVVTDIPVTDPGTNIHVEGSESFGGQRTKLDAKSSGALKKSSRYRSRSLSASSTDSYSSASYTGSSSEDDPVSPREKVQKNSSGATDFCVRNIKQHAFGRREIEIAEQEMPGIMALRKRASDDKPLKSAKIVGCTHINAQTAVLIETLAELGAQVRWAACNIYSTQNEVAAALAEAGFPIFAWRGESEEDFWWCIDKCVNAENWQPNMILDDGGDATHLMLKKYPSLFKSIKGIVEESVTGVHRLYQLSKAGKLSVPAMNVNDSVTKTKFDNLYSCRESIIDSLKRSTDIMFGGKQVVLCGYGEVGKGCSQALKGLGCIVYITEIDPICALQACMDGFRVVKLNEVIRTVDIVITATGNKNVVTREYMDKMKNGCIVCNMGHSNTEIDVNSLRTPDLTWEKVSSQVDHVIWPDGKRIVLLAEGRLVNLSCSSLPSFVVSITSATQALALIELFNAPHGRYKSDVYLLPKKMDEYVASLHLPTFDAHLTELSDEQAKYMGLNKAGPFKPNYYRY; from the coding sequence ATGAGTGAAAATTTTGGCGGGATATTATTATCAAGTAAAGCTGATCCGTCTGTAGTCACTGACATTCCAGTAACCGATCCGGGTACTAATATTCATGTGGAAGGATCAGAGTCGTTCGGAGGACAAAGGACAAAACTGGACGCAAAATCATCAGGTGCGCTGAAAAAGTCTAGTCGCTACCGTAGTCGTTCCTTGTCAGCGTCTTCGACGGACTCTTACAGTTCTGCTTCTTATACAGGTAGCAGTTCAGAAGATGATCCTGTTTCTCCAAGAGAAAAGGTGCAGAAGAATTCGTCAGGGGCTACAGATTTTTGTGTGAGAAATATTAAACAGCATGCTTTTGGTAGAAGAGAAATAGAAATTGCTGAGCAGGAGATGCCAGGTATTATGGCACTGCGCAAACGGGCTAGTGACGATAAACCCTTGAAGTCGGCAAAAATTGTTGGTTGTACCCATATTAACGCACAAACTGCCGTTCTAATTGAAACGCTAGCAGAGCTAGGTGCCCAAGTTCGATGGGCAGCATGCAATATTTATTCAACTCAAAATGAAGTTGCTGCTGCATTAGCAGAAGCAGGTTTCCCAATTTTCGCTTGGCGCGGAGAATCGGAAGAAGATTTTTGGTGGTGCATAGACAAATGCGTTAATGCTGAGAATTGGCAACCAAATATGATCCTTGATGATGGAGGAGACGCCACCCACTTAATGCTAAAGAAATATCCTTCCCTCTTCAAAAGCATAAAAGGTATTGTGGAAGAAAGTGTCACAGGAGTGCACCGCCTGTATCAGCTGTCAAAAGCAGGAAAGTTATCAGTGCCTGCGATGAATGTTAACGACTCCGTGACAAAAACGAAGTTTGACAATTTATATAGTTGTAGAGAATCTATAATTGACAGTCTGAAACGATCAACAGATATTATGTTCGGAGGAAAACAGGTTGTCTTATGTGGTTATGGTGAGGTTGGTAAAGGTTGTAGTCAAGCTCTGAAGGGCTTAGGATGCATTGTTTATATAACAGAAATTGATCCTATTTGTGCTCTGCAAGCTTGCATGGATGGGTTTCGCGTAGTCAAATTAAACGAGGTTATACGCACTGTCGATATAGTGATAACTGCCACAGGCAATAAAAATGTTGTAACGCGCGAGTATATGGACAAAATGAAAAACGGTTGCATTGTGTGTAACATGGGACATTCAAACACGGAAATTGATGTGAATAGTCTGCGTACTCCTGATCTGACTTGGGAGAAGGTTAGTTCCCAAGTAGACCATGTTATATGGCCAGATGGAAAAAGGATTGTTCTCCTTGCAGAAGGACGCCTTGTCAATCTCAGCTGCTCAAGTCTTCCGTCTTTTGTTGTGTCTATCACCTCAGCAACGCAAGCTCTTGCACTTATTGAGTTGTTTAATGCACCTCATGGTCGTTATAAGTCTGATGTGTACCTCTTGCCAAAGAAGATGGATGAGTATGTAGCAAGTTTACATCTCCCTACATTTGATGCTCATCTAACAGAACTTTCTGATGAACAGGCCAAATACATGGGCCTTAACAAGGCAGGGCCGTTCAAGCCGAACTATTATCGCTACTGA